A window from Mangifera indica cultivar Alphonso chromosome 2, CATAS_Mindica_2.1, whole genome shotgun sequence encodes these proteins:
- the LOC123208821 gene encoding LOW QUALITY PROTEIN: putative pentatricopeptide repeat-containing protein At3g05240 (The sequence of the model RefSeq protein was modified relative to this genomic sequence to represent the inferred CDS: inserted 1 base in 1 codon), with amino-acid sequence MKHMKKHYDTILSLLETCRTMRELKQLHSLMITTSVIKDIIPLSKLIEFCTTCEFGNLNYAKSVFCQIRQPSVYIWNSMIKGYSNSDTPHEALFLYREMLQRGHSADHFTYPFVLKACSIVYDIEHGKCIHNHVLKTGFEVNVYVSTCLLNMYVSCQDMKSGLQVFDKIPKWNVVAWTSLIAGYVNNDCVCEAIRVFKDMENLNVVPNEITITHVLVACSRSRDLSTGKWAHNRVCELGYDPFESRPNHNVILATAIVDMYAKCGSLKVARDLFNKMPKRNLVAWNSMIAGYNQCGQAEEAFGLFYDMRFIGFDPDKATFLSVIGASAKLGALALGQSLHAYVSKLGIDRDVAIXTALVDMYAKLGDADTARRIFCDMQTKDAMAWTSMIIGLAMHGHGKEALSIFKRMKEDPNVTPDQIAYIGVLCACSHAGLIEEGKRHFAEMREVYGILPSIEHYGCMVDLLSRAGRFKEAERLVEQMPVKPNAAVWGALLNGCEIYENVKLAKLVRSRIGELEPLGSGVHVLLSNIYARAGRWQDVKRAREFMKNRNIVKTRGYSAVEMQLLTRVF; translated from the exons ATGAAGCACATGAAGAAACACTACGACACCATTTTGTCACTCTTAGAAACATGCAGAACCATGAGAGAATTGAAACAATTACATAGTCTGATGATCACTACATCAGTTATCAAAGATATAATCCCCTTGAGCAAACTCATTGAATTTTGTACAACTTGTGAATTTGGCAATCTCAACTATGCAAAATCGGTTTTTTGCCAAATTCGTCAACCCAGTGTCTATATTTGGAACTCTATGATCAAAGGGTACTCTAACAGTGATACCCCACATGAGGCATTGTTTCTGTACAGGGAAATGCTACAAAGGGGTCACTCAGCGGATCATTTTACATATCCTTTTGTGCTTAAAGCTTGTTCAATTGTTTATGATATTGAGCATGGGAAGTGTATTCATAATCACGTTTTGAAAACTGGATTTGAGGTGAATGTCTATGTGTCTACTTGCTTGCTTAATATGTATGTATCTTGTCAAGATATGAAATCAGGATTACaagtgtttgataaaattccCAAGTGGAATGTCGTAGCTTGGACCAGTCTGATAGCTGGGTATGTTAATAATGATTGTGTTTGTGAGGCTATCAGAGTGTTCAAGGATATGGAGAATTTGAATGTGGTGCCTAATGAGATAACTATTACTCATGTTCTTGTTGCGTGCAGTAGGAGTAGAGATTTATCTACTGGTAAATGGGCTCATAATCGTGTTTGTGAACTTGGTTATGATCCCTTTGAGTCAAGGCCTAACCATAATGTGATTCTTGCAACTGCTATTGTTGACATGTATGCTAAATGTGGCAGCTTAAAAGTTGCCAGGGATTTGTTCAACAAGATGCCTAAGAGAAACTTGGTTGCTTGGAATTCAATGATAGCTGGTTATAATCAATGTGGGCAAGCTGAAGAAGCATTTGGTCTTTTCTATGATATGCGTTTTATTGGGTTTGATCCAGATAAAGCTACCTTCCTGAGTGTGATAGGTGCCTCTGCTAAGTTGGGTGCTTTGGCCTTGGGACAAAGTCTTCATGCTTATGTATCAAAACTGGGCATTGACAGAGATGTTGCTA GAACAGCTTTAGTGGACATGTATGCCAAACTTGGAGATGCAGATACTGCTAGGCGCATTTTTTGTGATATGCAGACCAAAGATGCCATGGCATGGACTAGCATGATTATAGGCTTAGCTATGCATGGACATGGGAAAGAGGCACTGAGCATTTTCAAGAGAATGAAAGAGGACCCTAATGTGACTCCCGACCAAATTGCATACATTGGAGTTTTATGTGCCTGCAGTCATGCTGGACTGATTGAAGAGGGTAAAAGACACTTTGCTGAAATGAGAGAGGTTTATGGCATATTGCCTTCAATAGAACACTATGGTTGCATGGTTGATCTTTTAAGCCGAGCCGGTCGATTCAAGGAAGCAGAGAGATTAGTAGAGCAAATGCCAGTCAAACCAAATGCTGCAGTATGGGGAGCTCTCTTGAATGGATGtgaaatatatgaaaatgtaaaattgGCAAAACTGGTAAGAAGTCGCATAGGAGAGTTGGAACCTCTTGGTAGTGGAGTTCACGTGCTTCTTTCTAATATATATGCTAGGGCTGGTAGATGGCAAGATGTCAAAAGGGCCAGAGAGTTCATGAAGAACAGAAACATTGTAAAAACCCGTGGCTACAGTGCAGTTGAAATGCAATTATTGACCAGAGTATTTTGA
- the LOC123208822 gene encoding uncharacterized protein LOC123208822, with the protein MAKSLDFKSQFVLSKHFFVLNPVVETHIFFPKSNSAIRFPSFHSSVAFSRQNHLLKPITFAKRNKRRSRFQRSGKIMLQLISILVSNLNIIPQPLDIVIEEFSGGDGGGLGLLKGLGGGGFGWGRKRKTGNLGFLVILGLWGFLFLFYGGELKTDVFCGALGFGAFGFALIREFKRNAKALIFGLCSIGVLMGLGLRRELAMKWFDEFRSSPMISTLAKGKSKRRRTLSRGGR; encoded by the coding sequence ATGGCTAAATCTCTTGATTTCAAATCTCAATTTGTCCTCTCAAAACACTTTTTTGTCTTGAACCCAGTTGTTGAAACCcacattttttttccaaaatcgAACTCTGCAATAAGATTTCCATCTTTTCACTCTTCAGTTGCATTTTCTCGTCAAAATCATTTGCTGAAACCAATTACATTTGCGAAAAGGAATAAACGGCGATCCAGATTTCAAAGATCGGGAAAAATTATGCTTCAGTTGATCTCAATTTTGGTGTCAAATCTCAACATTATACCACAACCTTTGGATATTGTGATTGAAGAATTTAGTGGTGGAGATGGTGGGGGACTAGGGCTTTTGAAGGGTTTGGGAGGAGGAGGGTTCGGTTGGgggaggaaaagaaaaacaggaaatttagggtttttagtgATTTTAGGACTTTGGggttttttgtttctgttttatGGAGGAGAACTAAAGACGGATGTGTTCTGTGGAGCTCTGGGTTTTGGCGCGTTTGGGTTTGCTTTGATCAGGGAGTTTAAGAGAAATGCCAAAGCTTTGATTTTTGGGTTGTGTTCTATTGGTGTTTTGATGGGTTTGGGATTGAGGAGAGAGCTGGCTATGAAATGGTTTGATGAATTTAGGAGTTCTCCAATGATTAGCACTCTTGCAAAAGGTAAAAGTAAACGTAGAAGAACGTTATCCAGGGGTGGAAGATGA
- the LOC123208718 gene encoding uncharacterized protein LOC123208718 yields the protein MRRVEKPEAKQEEFKALLSDAARPFLMARMDRFVNEMELFLASGLNIEAFDAVYMQRLGWNSPRVTIESPERESSGQTSVIVPHLHIFDVDSDGTDRMFLAISEVCFDFIYELTGIIEAVSSLSCEKYYDLFEDPNFSFLSLNWIYIFKFGKCIKSYFFSSNYGSVCISSLNLPKRGL from the coding sequence ATGCGACGAGTAGAAAAACCTGAAGCAAAACAAGAAGAGTTCAAGGCTCTACTCTCTGATGCAGCAAGACCTTTTCTAATGGCAAGAATGGATCGATTTGTGAATGAGATGGAACTTTTTCTTGCTTCTGGGTTGAATATTGAAGCCTTTGATGCAGTTTACATGCAACGGTTGGGCTGGAACTCTCCCAGAGTAACTATTGAATCCCCAGAAAGGGAATCCAGTGGGCAGACTTCTGTAATAGTCCCACACTTGCATATCTTTGATGTGGATTCTGACGGAACTGATCGAATGTTTCTCGCTATTTCCGAAGTTTGTTTTGACTTCATTTATGAATTGACAGGGATCATTGAGGCCGTCAGTAGCTTGAGTTGTGAAAAATACTATGACCTGTTTGAGGATCCTAATTTCAGTTTCCTTTCTCTAAACTGGATTTACATTTTTAAGTTTGGGAAATGCATCAAGTCATACTTCTTCAGTTCAAACTATGGGAGCGTCTGTATATCCTCCTTGAATTTGCCAAAAAGGGGGCTTtag